TATATGCAGCGGTTACTTTTAACTCATTATTATATTTAATACTAGATTTGGATTTTAATCCTTTTAAATAACTAGCACGAGCCGCTTGAAAATAAGGGTATTGCTCCAAAATCGCTTTCAATTCCGCTGTTTGTTGTGGCGAAATATCTTGGGGTTTCTGTATGATTTTAGAAAATTCAGCAGCTGTTATCATATTACCATTTTGCTAATGTTGCATTAAAAATATCTTGTGTTAAACGCTCGAATATTTCAGCTAAAGCGGTGTCTTTTTGAGAGCCTGTTAATAATGCTGCTCCAGCATAATCATAAAAGAATGAGAAGCGTTGCTCTAAATTATCTTCTTCGTTTTTCATATTGTAAAAACGAACATTTACCGTAACATTCAATCGGTTTTGAGCGGCTGTGTTATTGGCTGTTGCTGTAGTAGGCGAAATACGATATTCTGTAATCTCTCCTTCGTAAACCAAATCACCACTAGACTTTACTAAATCTAAATTGGTTTGATTTATTAATAAATCGGTTAAAGCATTCGTAAAGTCCCGATCTAAACCAGGTTCTACTAAAATAGCATTATTTTGAAAATAATTGACTTGAAATGTTTTAACATCGGGAGCAATGGAGGCTCCTGTAAACGAATAGGCGCCACAA
Above is a window of Bizionia sp. M204 DNA encoding:
- a CDS encoding LptE family protein, coding for MKIIKIVLSAIVLITFLGCGAYSFTGASIAPDVKTFQVNYFQNNAILVEPGLDRDFTNALTDLLINQTNLDLVKSSGDLVYEGEITEYRISPTTATANNTAAQNRLNVTVNVRFYNMKNEEDNLEQRFSFFYDYAGAALLTGSQKDTALAEIFERLTQDIFNATLAKW